One segment of Tindallia magadiensis DNA contains the following:
- a CDS encoding glucose-6-phosphate isomerase — protein sequence MKIIDFDISQSASLITDDSIQKLQPHINLAHQLLHEKTGPGKEYLGWLELPSTINKEEIKRIKEAALAIREQSDVLVVIGIGGSYLGARAVLELLQTSRLFGKQEGRAQELQVVFAGHQMDADYLYHLKHWLQGREFSINVISKSGTTTEPAIAFRIFRQLLEERYGDKESRKRIYVTTDAEKGALKKLADEKGYQSFIIPDDVGGRYSVFTPVGTLPIAAAGIDIDELLCGAAKAEKSLETPCLKSNAAYRYAAYRSFLYQQGKSIEILASFDSQYHYLCEWWKQLFGESEGKEKKGIFPTSLQYTTDLHSMGQYVQDGRRTIFETVIKTEESKENVLVPDTGDNNDGLEYLKNRELGMINNKALEGTIMAHIDGGVPVGILSVPEKSAFWIGYLMYFFQKSCAISGYMLGVNPFDQPGVEDYKRNMFSLLGKPGTEQLRQELEAKWKK from the coding sequence ATGAAAATCATTGATTTTGATATTAGTCAATCAGCAAGCCTTATCACCGATGATTCTATTCAAAAATTGCAACCTCACATAAATTTAGCCCATCAATTACTTCATGAGAAAACTGGCCCTGGAAAAGAATACCTTGGTTGGTTGGAGCTGCCGTCAACAATAAACAAAGAAGAAATAAAGAGAATAAAAGAAGCTGCCCTAGCGATACGAGAACAGTCAGACGTTTTAGTGGTAATCGGGATAGGCGGATCTTATTTAGGTGCAAGAGCTGTTTTAGAACTGCTGCAAACAAGTCGTTTGTTTGGAAAGCAGGAAGGAAGGGCACAAGAACTACAAGTAGTATTTGCTGGTCATCAGATGGATGCCGATTACTTATATCATCTAAAGCATTGGTTACAAGGAAGAGAATTTTCAATAAATGTCATCTCTAAGTCGGGTACAACCACTGAACCTGCGATTGCTTTTCGGATTTTTAGGCAGTTGTTGGAAGAACGATATGGTGACAAAGAAAGTCGGAAGCGGATTTACGTGACGACGGATGCTGAAAAAGGCGCTTTAAAAAAACTGGCTGATGAAAAAGGATATCAATCTTTTATCATTCCTGATGATGTTGGAGGAAGATATTCTGTTTTTACACCAGTTGGAACTTTGCCTATTGCGGCTGCCGGTATTGATATCGATGAATTACTTTGTGGTGCAGCAAAGGCGGAGAAAAGTTTGGAAACTCCTTGTCTTAAATCCAACGCCGCTTATCGATATGCGGCCTATAGATCTTTTTTGTATCAACAGGGTAAAAGCATCGAAATACTAGCAAGCTTTGATTCACAGTATCATTATTTATGCGAATGGTGGAAACAACTATTTGGAGAAAGTGAAGGTAAAGAAAAAAAGGGGATTTTTCCTACTTCTTTGCAATACACAACCGATTTACACTCGATGGGCCAGTATGTTCAAGATGGCCGAAGAACTATCTTTGAAACGGTCATTAAAACGGAAGAAAGTAAGGAAAATGTTTTAGTTCCTGATACAGGTGATAATAATGACGGGCTGGAATATCTGAAGAACAGAGAATTAGGGATGATAAACAACAAAGCCCTTGAAGGAACGATTATGGCACATATTGATGGAGGTGTGCCTGTAGGTATTCTTTCAGTGCCGGAAAAAAGTGCTTTTTGGATAGGGTATTTAATGTACTTTTTTCAAAAGTCCTGTGCTATCAGTGGGTATATGCTAGGGGTTAATCCTTTTGATCAGCCTGGCGTAGAAGATTATAAAAGAAATATGTTTTCATTACTGGGGAAACCAGGGACGGAACAATTAAGGCAGGAGTTGGAAGCAAAGTGGAAGAAGTAA
- the rodA gene encoding rod shape-determining protein RodA, with protein sequence MKALINDSKLLKKIDFTLIVIVLLICAYGVVIISSSTLNHRLGAPHFVRSQIKSVAIGLIAMGFMLSINYKTLKRLALPIYLISNALLLMVLIIGVGQEDWGASRWIRIGGIGFQPADFVKIGLIICLAKIVDDQKEYINQPATLFKILGFMFVPLVLIMLQPDLGTTLVLGAIIFGVLFIAGLRYKYILMGAILGLFAMPIFWNLLEDYQRTRILIFLNPEMDPMGAGYQIIQSKRAVGAGMLRGQGLYSGTQSQYGFLPERHTDFVFSVIAEELGFIGAAVLLFLFVAMLVKCIYIAMNAKDDFGMFLVVGVIFMLAFHIFINVGMAIGLMPVTGKPLPFISHGGTFMLTNFMAIGLVLNVYMRRDVINF encoded by the coding sequence GTGAAAGCATTGATAAATGATAGTAAACTGTTGAAGAAAATAGACTTTACCCTGATTGTGATTGTTTTGTTAATCTGTGCTTACGGAGTGGTTATTATCTCCAGCTCAACTTTGAATCATCGGCTAGGAGCGCCACATTTTGTAAGGAGTCAGATAAAATCGGTCGCTATTGGGTTAATAGCGATGGGTTTTATGCTTTCTATAAACTATAAAACCTTAAAAAGATTGGCACTTCCAATCTACCTGATAAGCAATGCTCTTTTACTGATGGTACTTATTATAGGGGTGGGACAGGAAGATTGGGGAGCTAGTCGTTGGATTCGTATAGGGGGCATTGGCTTTCAACCAGCCGATTTTGTTAAAATTGGACTGATTATTTGTCTGGCAAAGATTGTTGATGATCAAAAAGAATATATTAATCAGCCAGCTACCCTATTTAAGATTCTGGGATTTATGTTTGTACCCCTTGTTTTAATTATGTTACAACCTGATTTGGGAACGACACTTGTTCTGGGAGCGATTATTTTTGGAGTGTTATTTATAGCAGGATTGCGTTATAAATATATCCTTATGGGAGCCATATTAGGACTGTTTGCCATGCCGATTTTTTGGAATCTGTTAGAAGATTACCAGCGTACTCGTATTCTTATTTTTCTGAACCCTGAGATGGACCCTATGGGGGCAGGCTATCAAATTATCCAGTCAAAAAGGGCTGTAGGTGCAGGAATGTTGAGGGGGCAAGGGCTATATAGTGGAACGCAAAGTCAGTATGGATTTTTACCAGAAAGACATACGGATTTTGTTTTTTCTGTGATCGCAGAAGAGCTGGGTTTTATCGGAGCAGCGGTGCTTTTGTTCCTCTTTGTTGCAATGCTAGTAAAATGCATCTATATTGCGATGAATGCAAAAGATGATTTTGGGATGTTTTTAGTGGTAGGGGTTATTTTTATGCTGGCCTTTCATATTTTTATCAACGTTGGAATGGCGATAGGACTTATGCCTGTAACAGGAAAACCACTTCCCTTTATTAGTCACGGAGGTACATTTATGTTAACAAACTTTATGGCCATAGGCCTTGTATTAAATGTGTATATGAGGCGAGATGTCATTAATTTTTAA
- a CDS encoding 2-hydroxyacyl-CoA dehydratase → MKVTFPYMGTTVVYKKLLEMLGHDVIMAPKPTRKTINIGVKYSPEFACFPLKVIMGSYFEAIQKGAEVIVTSGGNGPCRAGFYEKVHQKILESEGYDVDFIVFDSMFRDPGTFYENMIRLKGKTPWHKVLKAMVFIYDMIGKLDHLEKMVQGIRAHEKNPGETTRLWEKIQHDFDQAFTFQALKEAFANGKEKLKMIPTKEIGESERIRIGIVGEIYVVMEDSINMKMEQLLNSLGAEVERSQYLSQWVTYNMLPKWMNWTHEKAVLKKGEPYIPILIGGHAKQSVGQIVDYGQRKFDGVVHLMPFGCLPELVSQSIIPKISEDYNIPVLTISLDEQTGIANNQTRVEAFVDLVRGKRRQQIKKQKKELQGNEPKHCCSSN, encoded by the coding sequence ATGAAAGTGACTTTTCCTTATATGGGGACAACCGTTGTTTACAAAAAACTTCTTGAAATGCTGGGGCACGATGTGATCATGGCACCAAAGCCAACCAGAAAAACCATTAATATAGGCGTAAAATACAGTCCTGAATTTGCGTGCTTTCCACTTAAGGTAATTATGGGAAGTTACTTTGAAGCTATTCAAAAGGGAGCAGAAGTAATTGTAACCTCTGGTGGAAACGGCCCATGCAGAGCAGGATTTTATGAAAAAGTACATCAAAAGATTCTTGAGTCAGAAGGATATGATGTTGATTTCATTGTATTTGACTCCATGTTTCGAGATCCTGGCACATTTTACGAAAACATGATAAGGCTCAAGGGAAAAACTCCCTGGCACAAAGTGTTGAAAGCTATGGTGTTTATTTATGATATGATTGGAAAGTTGGATCATCTAGAAAAAATGGTTCAGGGTATTAGAGCTCACGAAAAAAATCCTGGCGAAACGACCAGACTATGGGAAAAGATTCAGCATGATTTTGATCAGGCTTTTACTTTTCAGGCCTTAAAAGAAGCTTTTGCTAATGGGAAAGAAAAATTAAAGATGATCCCGACGAAAGAGATTGGAGAAAGTGAACGGATCAGAATAGGTATCGTTGGGGAAATCTATGTTGTGATGGAAGATTCGATTAATATGAAAATGGAGCAACTACTCAATAGCTTAGGAGCCGAAGTAGAAAGGTCTCAATATTTGTCCCAATGGGTAACCTACAATATGCTGCCAAAATGGATGAATTGGACTCATGAAAAAGCCGTACTTAAAAAAGGTGAGCCATACATACCGATTTTAATAGGCGGACATGCAAAACAAAGTGTTGGGCAGATCGTAGACTATGGGCAGAGGAAATTTGATGGAGTTGTTCACTTAATGCCCTTTGGTTGCCTGCCGGAACTTGTTTCTCAAAGTATTATTCCTAAAATAAGTGAAGACTATAATATTCCTGTACTCACCATTTCTTTAGATGAGCAGACTGGGATTGCAAATAATCAAACAAGGGTAGAAGCTTTCGTGGATCTAGTGAGAGGAAAACGAAGGCAACAGATTAAAAAACAAAAAAAGGAATTACAAGGAAATGAACCGAAACATTGCTGTTCTTCTAACTGA
- the murI gene encoding glutamate racemase produces MEEVNQGPIGVFDSGYGGISVLANLIEAMPKESFIYISDSINAPYGELESQEVLNHALSHMRVLEKESAKAVVIACNTATSAAAAALRAKYSFPIIGMEPAVKPAIKKSGSGKILVAATGLTLKERKFAALVKKMDLQHNIVTLPCHGLVEIIEEYGPESKEVTKKLDELLAPLQPLNFDGVVLGCTHYVLIKNQWKAALPEGTKIYDGNEGTVKQTMRMIMENTTIIKDHSMGKVSLMDSSQNDERLEKSKQLLQNQLRINGIVSSDQLEIELRKNNELCKS; encoded by the coding sequence GTGGAAGAAGTAAATCAGGGACCAATAGGCGTTTTTGACTCCGGATATGGAGGAATAAGCGTCTTAGCAAATTTAATTGAAGCAATGCCAAAGGAATCTTTTATTTATATCAGTGATTCGATCAATGCGCCTTATGGAGAGCTAGAGTCCCAAGAGGTATTAAACCATGCCTTAAGTCATATGAGGGTATTGGAAAAAGAATCAGCAAAAGCTGTCGTTATTGCTTGCAACACGGCTACCAGTGCAGCGGCAGCTGCTTTGCGTGCAAAATATTCATTTCCAATAATCGGGATGGAACCAGCGGTAAAACCAGCCATCAAAAAGTCGGGTTCGGGTAAAATACTGGTGGCGGCTACAGGATTAACCTTGAAAGAGCGAAAATTTGCGGCACTTGTGAAAAAGATGGACCTTCAACATAATATTGTCACATTACCATGCCACGGTTTAGTGGAAATCATCGAAGAATATGGACCGGAGTCTAAAGAAGTAACAAAAAAACTTGATGAGCTGTTAGCTCCGTTACAACCCTTAAATTTTGACGGTGTGGTTTTAGGATGTACTCATTATGTGTTGATTAAAAACCAGTGGAAAGCTGCTTTGCCGGAAGGAACAAAGATATACGATGGAAATGAGGGTACGGTGAAGCAAACAATGCGAATGATCATGGAAAATACAACAATCATAAAGGATCACTCCATGGGAAAAGTGTCTTTGATGGACTCGAGTCAAAACGATGAACGTCTTGAAAAAAGCAAACAGTTATTACAGAATCAATTGAGAATAAATGGGATTGTTTCCAGTGATCAACTAGAAATAGAATTGAGGAAAAACAATGAATTATGTAAGTCTTGA
- the mgtE gene encoding magnesium transporter, which produces MNEEMKLFFDEVLVLLEEKKYIQLRELFIEAKAADLAELIEEVAEEHPNNTTIIFRLLPKDLAADVFSYLSPTQKRNIVDTLHENQLRNIVEELNFDDKIDFLEEMPANVVKRILKRVTDDERKLINQFLNYPEFSAGSLMTIEYVSLKKEMTVAEALQHIRMNGIDKETIYTCYVLNETRKLEGIISLRKLILADDHLKVAEIMDVDVISTTTLDDQEEVADLFKKYDLMSLPVVDREDRLVGIITIDDIVDVIEQENTEDFEKMAALLPSEEEYMNTGIFLLARRRIVWLLVLMISATFTENIIGRFEDVLSAVVILAAAIPMLMDTAGNAGNQTSTLIIRGIALGEIELDDYLKVLWKEFRISVLVGIMLASVNFVRMLLVSNASLAIAITVSLTLALTVIMAKLFGGMLPIIAKRMKLDPAIMAGPLITTIVDAMALVVYFNIAGMILGLY; this is translated from the coding sequence ATGAATGAAGAAATGAAGCTTTTTTTTGATGAAGTTTTAGTACTTCTGGAGGAAAAAAAATACATTCAGTTGAGGGAGCTTTTTATTGAAGCGAAGGCAGCAGACTTAGCAGAATTGATAGAAGAAGTTGCAGAAGAGCATCCTAATAATACAACTATCATTTTTCGACTGTTACCAAAAGATTTAGCTGCTGATGTATTTTCATACTTATCACCTACACAAAAAAGAAATATTGTAGATACACTTCATGAAAATCAACTTAGAAATATTGTAGAAGAACTTAACTTTGACGATAAAATTGACTTTTTAGAAGAAATGCCAGCAAACGTGGTTAAGCGCATTCTTAAGAGAGTTACAGACGATGAGCGTAAATTGATCAATCAGTTTTTAAACTATCCTGAGTTTTCGGCAGGTAGTCTTATGACCATTGAATATGTATCCTTAAAAAAAGAAATGACGGTGGCGGAAGCCTTACAGCATATTCGAATGAATGGTATTGACAAAGAAACGATTTATACCTGTTATGTTCTAAATGAAACAAGAAAGCTGGAAGGAATTATATCCTTACGAAAACTAATCTTAGCCGATGATCATCTTAAGGTAGCTGAAATAATGGATGTGGACGTTATCAGCACAACGACTCTGGACGATCAGGAAGAAGTTGCTGATTTATTTAAAAAATACGATCTAATGTCTTTGCCGGTGGTAGACCGGGAAGACAGATTAGTAGGCATTATTACCATCGATGATATTGTGGATGTTATTGAACAGGAAAATACAGAGGATTTTGAAAAAATGGCTGCGCTGCTGCCCAGTGAGGAAGAATACATGAATACAGGTATTTTTCTTCTTGCAAGAAGAAGGATTGTCTGGCTGCTGGTATTGATGATATCAGCTACTTTTACAGAGAATATTATTGGAAGATTTGAAGACGTTCTTAGCGCCGTAGTGATTCTGGCGGCTGCTATTCCAATGTTAATGGATACAGCTGGTAATGCAGGTAATCAGACATCCACGTTAATCATACGAGGCATTGCTCTTGGAGAAATTGAGTTGGATGATTATCTTAAAGTATTGTGGAAAGAGTTTCGTATCAGTGTTCTTGTCGGAATCATGCTGGCAAGTGTTAATTTTGTTCGCATGCTACTGGTAAGCAACGCTTCTTTGGCAATTGCCATAACTGTGTCCTTAACACTGGCATTAACCGTTATTATGGCAAAGTTGTTTGGTGGAATGCTGCCTATCATTGCAAAAAGAATGAAGCTGGATCCAGCCATCATGGCAGGTCCGTTAATTACGACCATTGTTGATGCCATGGCTCTGGTGGTCTACTTTAATATAGCAGGAATGATTCTTGGACTCTATTAG
- a CDS encoding fumarylacetoacetate hydrolase family protein: protein MKFITVKAEEKEVPGVLTKDGEHFYTFKQILGEKAPASVLDFIRQEDEDMINKVRYYLNTPDQKPYPLREFKQLAPIPRPFRNIICLGLNYQDHADELETSFAKGKTTPKAPIYFGKMATEIIGTQAEIKVQDEVTKMIDYEVEVVAIIGKRGKNISIEDAYQYIFGYTIMNDLSARDLQAIHSQWLRGKSLDGFTAMGPAIVHKDLIDHPLKLELSCHVNDEIRQQSNTKNFIFDLPYVISDFSKGFTLEPGDMIATGTPSGVGMAFDPPKYLEKGDEVICKVESLGTLKNTVR, encoded by the coding sequence ATGAAGTTTATTACGGTAAAAGCGGAGGAAAAGGAAGTACCAGGTGTATTAACAAAAGACGGAGAGCATTTTTACACGTTTAAGCAAATTTTGGGAGAAAAGGCACCTGCTTCTGTCCTGGATTTTATTCGTCAGGAAGACGAAGATATGATCAATAAAGTACGGTATTATTTGAATACACCAGATCAAAAACCATATCCATTAAGAGAATTTAAACAGCTGGCACCGATTCCCAGACCTTTTAGAAATATTATTTGTCTTGGTCTTAATTATCAGGACCATGCAGATGAGTTGGAAACCTCTTTTGCAAAAGGAAAAACAACACCCAAGGCTCCTATTTATTTTGGAAAAATGGCAACAGAAATAATTGGAACACAGGCAGAAATTAAGGTTCAGGATGAAGTGACTAAAATGATTGATTATGAAGTAGAAGTAGTGGCTATCATCGGCAAAAGAGGAAAAAACATCTCGATTGAAGACGCTTATCAGTATATTTTTGGTTATACCATCATGAATGATCTAAGTGCCAGAGATCTGCAAGCCATTCACAGTCAGTGGCTGAGAGGTAAGAGCTTAGACGGTTTTACAGCTATGGGTCCGGCGATTGTACACAAAGACCTGATTGATCATCCATTGAAACTGGAGCTAAGCTGTCATGTTAATGACGAGATAAGGCAACAATCGAATACAAAAAACTTTATTTTTGATCTGCCATATGTCATTAGTGATTTTTCAAAAGGGTTTACTTTAGAGCCAGGCGATATGATTGCCACCGGAACACCTTCAGGTGTTGGAATGGCTTTTGATCCTCCTAAATACCTGGAAAAAGGAGACGAAGTTATTTGCAAGGTAGAAAGTCTTGGCACGTTAAAGAATACAGTGAGATAA
- a CDS encoding acyl-CoA dehydratase activase → MQELFMGVDVGSVSTNIVVIDHNAKVISSQYIRTNGQPLETVKTGLRQLKKDFPEKAVIRGVGTTGSGRQLVGVMIGADVIKNEITAHATATAHFVPNVRTIFEIGGQDSKIIIIEEQMVVDFAMNTVCAAGTGSFLDHQAERLGIPIDQFGGKALSAQRDVRIAGRCTVFAESDMIAKQQFGFSKAEIIKGLCEALVRNYINNLGRGKKLEPPFVFQGGVAANEGIKAAFEKEINHEVIIPDHFDIMGAVGAAILAKDEIEVSGDQTKFRGFAAADLDFTPRTFECEDCPNHCEVIEVKVDNEVVARWGDRCGKWTNTIKPI, encoded by the coding sequence TTGCAGGAATTATTTATGGGAGTAGATGTTGGCTCTGTTAGTACCAATATCGTTGTTATTGATCATAATGCAAAAGTAATTTCAAGCCAATACATTAGAACGAATGGACAACCGCTAGAGACCGTCAAAACAGGCTTGAGACAATTGAAAAAGGATTTTCCTGAAAAAGCTGTGATACGTGGTGTTGGGACAACGGGCAGTGGTCGACAACTGGTAGGAGTTATGATTGGTGCTGATGTAATAAAAAATGAAATAACGGCACATGCAACAGCAACAGCTCATTTTGTTCCGAATGTAAGAACGATTTTTGAAATAGGTGGTCAGGATTCTAAGATTATTATCATAGAAGAACAGATGGTAGTTGACTTTGCGATGAATACAGTTTGTGCTGCTGGAACAGGTTCTTTTCTGGATCACCAGGCAGAAAGGCTTGGTATTCCCATTGATCAGTTTGGTGGAAAAGCACTTTCAGCTCAGAGAGATGTAAGAATTGCGGGGCGGTGTACTGTTTTTGCTGAATCAGATATGATTGCAAAGCAGCAGTTTGGTTTTTCAAAAGCGGAAATAATTAAAGGACTTTGTGAAGCACTGGTGCGAAATTATATTAATAACCTTGGTCGTGGAAAAAAATTAGAACCACCTTTTGTGTTTCAGGGGGGAGTAGCAGCGAATGAAGGTATTAAAGCAGCTTTTGAAAAAGAGATTAATCATGAAGTGATTATACCAGATCATTTTGATATAATGGGCGCTGTTGGAGCTGCCATACTGGCAAAAGATGAAATAGAAGTATCTGGTGATCAAACAAAATTCCGAGGTTTTGCAGCAGCAGATCTTGACTTTACGCCTAGAACATTTGAATGTGAAGACTGCCCCAATCATTGTGAAGTTATTGAAGTGAAAGTTGATAATGAAGTGGTTGCCCGGTGGGGAGACCGTTGTGGAAAATGGACCAATACGATTAAACCTATTTAA
- a CDS encoding ABC-F family ATP-binding cassette domain-containing protein, whose product MNYVSLENVTHQYGIQPILKDVTLYIGSETKLGIIGANGTGKTTLLNILAGKKTPDSGNVSVHPNCRVEMVSQETEEKMDHTVLEAVMKSENPEMKLLSEYNKVTEQLQHFPNNIQYSEEWQRLHQQIEDKNLWKLETQAKTILTKLGLSDYQMKVEQLSGGQRRRISLARSLIQPSELLVLDEPTNHLDLAMISWLEDWLRQRKQALVIVTHDRYFLDRVTSSIGELEEGKWTLFSGAYQYYLEKKQEIVHDHKKEQQRMKTIFKKELAWIRRGARARSTKQKARIERFENLEEKMVKDSENQLDIPLLQKRMGKQVLEAKEVSFSYKEGKPILQDVNFLLKPGEIVGIVGKNGTGKSTLLQLMAGNLDPIAGTMKWGKTIKMAYLDQESKDLNPELRVLEYAREGREYMTVEGSRKISASQLLERFMFSQERQWTEIGKLSGGEKRRLYLMRQLMEEPNFLLLDEPTNDLDLYTLTLLEEYLLSFEGTVIISSHDRYLLDRLADRLFILEGDGKVQEYQGSCSEWMERQSTEKSSKPDKDQKKSKDFKTNGGDNKKRKGLKLSFNEKKEYEALEPEIQSIEKQIEVVEKQMEDQQTDFVALQNSIEEKERLEDCLEEKLMRWAELTEKIEKMNKDKE is encoded by the coding sequence ATGAATTATGTAAGTCTTGAAAATGTGACACACCAGTATGGGATACAGCCCATACTAAAAGATGTAACACTCTATATTGGTTCAGAGACAAAGTTGGGAATTATTGGAGCTAATGGTACCGGCAAAACCACATTATTAAATATTTTAGCAGGAAAAAAAACTCCAGATTCTGGAAACGTAAGTGTTCATCCAAACTGTCGGGTGGAAATGGTTTCTCAGGAAACAGAAGAAAAAATGGATCATACGGTTTTAGAAGCAGTGATGAAAAGTGAAAATCCGGAAATGAAGTTACTTTCTGAGTACAATAAAGTAACGGAACAACTGCAACACTTTCCAAATAATATACAGTACTCGGAAGAATGGCAGCGACTTCATCAGCAGATTGAAGATAAAAACCTGTGGAAATTAGAAACACAAGCAAAAACGATTTTAACAAAATTAGGTTTATCTGATTATCAGATGAAAGTAGAACAGCTTTCCGGTGGGCAGAGAAGACGGATTTCTTTAGCACGTTCCTTAATACAGCCATCAGAATTATTAGTGTTAGATGAACCAACCAATCATTTGGATCTGGCGATGATTTCCTGGCTGGAAGATTGGCTGCGCCAGAGAAAACAGGCGCTGGTTATTGTCACTCATGATCGATACTTTTTAGATAGGGTGACGAGTTCAATCGGTGAATTGGAAGAAGGGAAATGGACACTGTTTTCTGGTGCATATCAATATTATTTGGAAAAGAAGCAAGAAATCGTTCATGATCATAAAAAAGAACAGCAACGAATGAAAACCATATTCAAAAAAGAACTTGCGTGGATTAGACGTGGTGCCAGAGCAAGAAGTACCAAGCAAAAAGCTAGAATTGAACGGTTTGAAAACCTAGAAGAAAAAATGGTCAAGGATAGTGAAAATCAGTTGGATATTCCACTTCTTCAAAAGCGAATGGGAAAGCAAGTATTAGAAGCGAAAGAAGTATCTTTCTCTTACAAAGAGGGAAAGCCAATTCTTCAAGACGTAAATTTTTTATTAAAACCAGGAGAAATAGTAGGTATTGTGGGGAAGAACGGCACAGGTAAAAGCACGTTACTGCAATTAATGGCAGGTAACCTTGACCCCATAGCTGGAACCATGAAGTGGGGAAAAACGATTAAGATGGCTTACCTGGATCAGGAAAGTAAGGATCTAAACCCGGAATTGCGTGTGTTAGAGTATGCGCGAGAAGGTAGAGAATATATGACCGTTGAAGGAAGCCGAAAGATCTCTGCTTCACAACTATTGGAACGATTTATGTTTAGTCAGGAAAGACAGTGGACAGAAATAGGTAAACTATCCGGTGGGGAAAAAAGAAGGCTTTATTTAATGAGACAATTGATGGAAGAGCCCAACTTTTTATTACTGGATGAACCGACAAATGACTTAGATTTATATACGCTTACCTTGTTAGAGGAATATCTGCTTTCTTTTGAAGGTACGGTCATCATATCTTCGCATGATCGATATCTGCTTGACAGATTAGCAGACCGGCTGTTTATTCTTGAAGGAGATGGAAAAGTACAAGAATATCAAGGATCTTGCAGTGAATGGATGGAAAGACAATCAACTGAAAAATCCTCAAAGCCTGACAAGGACCAAAAGAAAAGCAAGGACTTTAAAACCAATGGTGGAGATAATAAAAAACGAAAAGGATTGAAACTGAGCTTCAATGAAAAAAAGGAATATGAAGCCCTTGAACCAGAAATTCAAAGCATAGAAAAACAAATAGAGGTTGTCGAAAAACAGATGGAAGATCAACAGACAGACTTTGTTGCTCTTCAAAATAGTATAGAAGAAAAAGAAAGACTGGAAGATTGCTTAGAAGAAAAGTTGATGCGATGGGCAGAACTAACAGAAAAAATTGAAAAAATGAATAAGGACAAAGAATAA